From Halanaerobium saccharolyticum subsp. saccharolyticum DSM 6643:
CTTCAGCAATTCCCTTCCGGATGAATTCTACACTCACCCCTTCCTCAACTGCTGCTGTTTTCATTTCTGCACTTATTTCACCTTTTTTTGCTCTTGTTACTTGAGTCATATTTGTCAGCTCCTCTTATTTTAATTATTTTTAAATATATTTAAATTTTTCACCTCTAATTAAGCTTCTACTTTTTAAAAAATAATAACAAAAAAACACAGCCCCCAACTAAGGAAACTGTGTTTAATAAAATATAGTAATCATATTCCAAATCACTCCACACAACTCCCTTCGCTGGTATTATCCAGATCAGGTTCAAAGGGTTAAAGCAGCTACTTTATCTCAGCCCGAAGGCTCCCCTGTTAAATTTATTAAATTGTACTGAGCTTTCTTTTATAAACGAATGGTCAGCTCAGCATTAGGGCATCGAGCCCGTCTCACTAACTCTTAATTTTTATCACGCATGGTCGAGTTAGCATTAGGGCATCGAGCCCGTCATACTGAGCTTTCTTTTACTTATTTTCCAGTGCTTTCATTACAATTAGAAGCAAAATATAAGTGACAATAGTAGTCGGAATCAAAAAACTTGCATTATAAATAGTCGAGTAGGCCCAAACATTCTGTCCTTCTGGAGCATAACTGCCAAAAAAGATAACCCCTGATAGAATATGGACTATCAATCTTAAGGCAGAGGCCACCAAAACTGCCCAAAACATTCTTAGAGGCTGAATTATATCATCTTTTCTAATTTTGAAAATTCCTGCAGCACCTAAAACCATATATGGTAACGGATAATCCATAATTAGCTGAATCGGATGAATAATATAAGCTCCAAACATCAGCTGCAATAAACCGTAGGCCAGGCCGCTAAACATTCCCGCTCCTAGACCCCAGCGAAATGCAATTACCAATATCGGAAGCATTTCTAGACTTACTGATCCTCCCTGTGGCATCCGCCAGAGTTTTAAAAAATTTAATACAACTGCTAAGGCAACCGCAACTCCAATCTCAGCCATCATTCTTGTTGAAAATTTATTCTCCATAATAAAAACCCTCCTGATTTGTGAGGAACAAACCGGAGGGCTTAATATTTTTATATTACTACCTACGCCTGCATTACCAGGATCAGGTCAATGGGTCGATAATTACTTATCCTCTCAGCCTCCAGTTTGGCTCCCCAGTCTTTAGTTTTAAAATTTAATCATATCTAAATCTCTATCTAGCTGTATTATACAATAGAAATTTAAATTAATCAAATAAAATTATTCATCCATAATTTTTCAGCTGACAATAAAAGCTAAAAACCCCAGAATAACCTGACCAGCATTGGAACAATCAAAGCCAGTAAAATCTGCAGTGGTGCTCCAACAACAATAAAATCCTTAAACTTAAAACCACCTGAACTATAAACCATTAGATTTGTCTGATAGCCAACAGGACTGGCAAAAGCTGCACTGGCAGCAAAAGTAGTTATCAAAACAAAAGCAAAAGGATTAACTGCCAGCTGCTGAGCAGTACCAATCCCAATTGGCAGCATCAAAAGCACACTAGCATTATTACCAATTACATTCGCCATTATTGAAGTTGACAGATAAATAATCATTGCAATTGCAAACGCCGGTAAAACATCTGCCAGATTTAAAATTTTTGCTGCAATATAGGAAGCAGTGCCTGATTTTTCAATTGCCATTCCCATTGGTATTAATCCTGATAATAAAAAGTATACCTCCCAGTCAATAGAACTAAAAAAGTCACTTTTATTAATAACACCACTTAAAGTCATTAAAAAAGCCCCACTCAAAGCGGCAATAGCCACTGGTAAAATATTTAAGGCAACTGTCAAAATAAAAAAGAATAAAATTCCAGCTGAAATATACATTTTTTTACGATCAAATAAATTTGGATCATATTCGTGATCAATAATAAAGTTATTATTTTTACTCAGACGACCCAGAGTTTTCTCAGTTGCTAAAAGCAAAATTAAATCTCCAGGTTGGAAACGATAATCACGCATTTTTTGATGAGTAATTTCTTCACCGCGCCTTAGGGCTAAAACATTACAATTATACCTTTCCAAAAAATTTATTTCATCTAAAGTTTTATTTACTAAAAAAGAATGCGCTGGCACTACAACTTCTATCAAAGTTTCACCAGCCAGTGGCTGTTCTATAGAATGATCATCAACAACCATTTCGGGCAAAGTTTTCATTCCTTTACTTTTAACTAACTTTAGTAAAGTTTCCTCTCTAGCCCGAATGATCAAGTGGTCTCCTACCCTAACAGTCTTTGCATTTAAGGGTTTCATAAATTGTTTTCCATTACGAATAATTCTAATAATGTCATAATCTAATTCTTTATCTTCAGCAATTTCGTTAAAAGTTTTACCAACAAAAATACAATCTTCTCCTATTAAAACCTCAGTTAAATAATTTTTCATTTCGTATTCATCAGTTAAATCTTCCTCTGTTTCAAGTCGGGCCGGAATTAATTTATGACCAACTGTTAGTAAATAAAAAATACCAAACAATAGAACGATAATTCCTAAACCAGTAAACTCAAACATTGAAAATGGATGTCCCAACATTCTATCTGAAACCTGACTTGCCAATAAATTAGTTGAGGTACCGATTAAAGTCACTGTCCCTCCTAACATTGCTGTGTAAGAAAGCGGTATTAATAATTTAGAAGGAGAAACATTAGTCTTTCTACCTAATTCCCTAACCATCGGAATTAAAGCAGCTACAACAGGAGTATTATTAACTATTCCAGAAGTAGAGCCGGTTAAAACTGAAATTAAAGCAATCTGTTTGCGTGGGTTTTCACCTGTAATGTTAGATATTTTATCACCTAAAAGCTGGACAGCTCCACTGCGTTGAATACCAGCACTGAAAACAAACATCGCCATAACTGTAATTGTAGCTGAGTTACCAAAGCCTGATAAGGCATCTTCTACTGACATTTTTGACAGTTCATTGAAAACAGCAAGCGTAATTGGAACTAAAATAGCCATTAAGCTGATTGGCATTGGCTCCCAGATAAATAAAACAAGGATCACTACAATTAAAGAAATTATAAATATTATACTGCTGTTCAACTGATTTTCGACCTCTAGCTCTCCAACTTTTTGATTAGTATTTAAGTCCTGGGCTGAAATGTTCAAAGAAAAGAATATCAAAATAGTAATTAAAATTAATACTGCAATATTTTTCTTATTTATTAGAAACATCATTTGACCCTCCTCGGGGCAAGCCCACGAGGTTTGCGAGCAGACTTTCACTCTATAACCTCAATTTTTATAATATTAAACTAATATAAATTTTAATGCTACCTTATATAACATTTTAACAAATTTTGATTGTTAATTCTAGTCTTTGGAAGTTAATTTGATTCACTTAAAATAAACTGAATTAATTTAATTTTAATATTTAATTGAAACTTTTAAGCTGGCCTGTTAAACTAGAAGCAAAGTTAAACTAACAAAAAAAGATGGGGTGGTTGACCTTGCAAGATATAAAGAAATTATTTAAAAAGTACAGTGCTGATATGGTAAGTGGTTTAACTACTGCTACTATTGCTCTACCCCAAAATATGGCTTATGCATTAATACTGGGGATTAATCCAATTTATGGTATCTATGCTTCTATTTTTTCCATGCTGACAGCATCTATATTTAATTTATCTTCTTATATAATTGTAGGACCAACCAATATGATGGCAGTAGCTCTCTACAGTAGTTTAAATAACTATCAGGGAGAAAATTATTTGCAAGTTATTTTCTTGACTACTTTTTTAATTGGTTTATTTCAATTTTTACTGGTTAGTTTCAATTTAAGTGAATTAATTAAGTATGTATCTCATCCAGTAATTGTAGCACTTTCACATGGAGCTGCAGTTTTAATTCTTTTTTCTCAGATTGAAAATTTTACTGGGGTCAGTGTTAGTGGTTCAAATGTGATAACTAAAGGCTGGCAGTTTATTTCAAATTTTTCTCAAATTAACTATACAAATTTAACGGTAGGTTTAATTACTTTAATTTTAATTTATATTATTCCGCTGCTAAAAAAAGAACTGCCAGAGTATCTTTTAGCAGTTATTATTATGACTTTATTAACTACTTTAACAGGAATCAATAATTCTATACCTTTAGTTGGTGAAATACCAAAAAAAATTATAGATTTTAATTTAATTCATTTTGATTTTCATTTAATTGGTCAGCTGTATACTAAAGCTTTTTCAATTGCGCTGCTTGGTTTAATCCAAACTATGGCTGTACTCCAGGCTTTATCTTTAAAAACAGATGAAGATCCAAATTTTAACAGAGAATTCAGAAGTCAGGGTATTAGCAACATGGTAATCTCATTTTTTAGTTCTTTTGCTATCTCTGCTTCTTTTTCAAATACCTTTGCAAATTTAAGTGCTGGTGCCAAAAACAGGATATCACAATTTTTCTGTGCGGTTTCTATTATAATTTTTATCCTATTTTTTAGACCTTTAATTTCATATATTCCAGTAGCCGTTTTAGCAGGCCTTGTAATAGCAGCTGCTTTGGGGATTACAAATTTAAAAGAAGTAATCAAAAATATGAAAACAACCAAAGGTGATGCATTAATTTTCTTCTCAACATTTACAGCTACAATAGTTTTGCCAAATCTTGATCAGGCAATTTATTTTGGAGTTTTAGTTTCTTTAGTTATAGTTTTACAAATTTCTAAAAAAGCTGATATAGAAATGCTATATTATGATAAAAAAGAAGATGATCAGGCCTATCACCTACATCATGCAAGCCATGAGGATGTGGATGAATCTGAAATTTCAACTAAACAGGCAAGAGTTGTTGACCTTAAAGGGGCAGTTCACTTTAGTGCTGCCGATGATTTAAAAGACCAACTTGATGATTTTTTTGAACCGAATACAGATTTCATTATAAGGCTTAGAAATGTAAGAAGAATTGATATCACAATTATTGGAGTTTTAGAAGAATTTATAGATAGAGTCCACGAAAATGATGGAGAAATTATGCTAACCGGGGTCAACGAGCGTTTATTAAAGATTTTTCGAAAGATAGGTCTCGCTAAAAAGGTTGGCGAAGGCAATATCTACCTTCCGGAAACTGAATATTTTGCTGCTACAAATAAAGCACTTGATTTTAGTGCACATGAAATCGGAAAAAAAGAAGATGAGTAACTTAACTCCCATTGAACTGCAGAAAAATTTAAACTGCTTTTCAAATGGGAGTTTTTAATTAAATATCTGTATTTTATTTTCTCAAACTATGTCCTTTATTTTGACTTACATGACGACCAAGTGAAGAAATAATACTACCAATACACTGGCGGCAATCTCCGGCTTCTTCATTAACACATATCTTATCCGGATAAATTTGATACTGCTCCCGGTATTTACCATCAGTTACATTAGGCATTACTACATTGGCACCTGCCTTCAAGGCTTTTTGTCTACCCTCGTCATCAATTGTACCTAAAGCTGTAGTAGCTGGAATATGAGTTAAAGGAAGTAGTAGCCTGCTTAAAGCTGTGAATTTTAGTGTCATTTCTACTGTACCAGTCTTAGTTCCTTTTAAAGGAGTTTGCTGGTGAGGAATAAAAGGGCCAGAGCCAATCATATCAAGCTCTAGTTTTTGACAGAGCAATAAATCTTCTGCCAAAATATCTGGCGTCTGTCCCGGCAAATCGATAATAACTCCACTTCCAATTTGATAACCCAACATTTTTAAATATCTAAGGCTTTCAATTCTATTTTCAAAACTCATTCCAGGATGATATTTTTCATATAAATTTTTAGAAGCTATCTCATGTTTTAAAAGGTAGCGATCTGCTCCCGCCTCACGCCAAAGTTTATATGCATCAAAATCTCTTTCTCCCAGACTTAAAGTAATTGCCATTCCGGTAGTTTTTTTAATCTCTTTGATGATTTCTGCTATTTCTGCAGCTGGATAATCATCCTCTCCTGACTGCAGAACTACTGTCTGATAACCTAGTTCAGAAGCCATTTGACTTGTTTTTATAATTTCTTCTTTCCTTAATCGGTAGCGCTCTAACTGCTGATTATCTTTTCTTAAGCCACAATAATGACAATTTTGTTTGCAATAACTAGAAAATTCTATAATTGCCCGCAAATGAACCTCATCACCACAAATTTCAGTTCTTTTCTGGTCTGCTTTTTGCAATAAATAATCTAATTTGTTTATATCTTCAGCCAAAATTGATTTAATCTCTTCTTTGCTTAGCTTAGCTTCTCTATAAGCTTGGTCAACTAATTTTTTGATTTTAAACTGGTTCAATTATACCACTCCTATAATTTTTTCTTGATCCTGCTGCCATAATTTTAACGCCTCAGGAAATGGTTTTAAGGCTCTATCTAAAATTCCATGCAGCCAGGCAATACCAATTCCATAGTTAATAACCGGCACACCAGCATTTTCTGCTTCTTTCAGCCGGGATAATACCTCTTTCCGATTCAACATACAACTGCCGCAATGTAATATTACATCATAATCTTTAAGATTTTCTGGAAACTCACGTCCTGAAACATGATCAAACTCTATTTCAGAACTAATCTTACTGTGAACCCAATTTGGGATTTTCACTGTCCCGATATCATCCTGCTGGCGGCGGTGAGTACATGCTTCAGCCACCAAAACTTTATCACCCGCTTTTAATTGCTCCATCGCTTTAGCTCCCTGCACAAAAGTATTAAGATCACCTTTATAACGGGCAAAAAGTACAGAAAACCCGGTCATTAAAATATCTTCAGCTACAGCTTCCGAGACTTTTTCAAAAGCCTGAGAATCTGTAACTACAATTTTAGGTTTTTTCTGAAGTTTATCTATTTCAGAACTAACTTCTGCTTTTTTAGTTACTAAAGCTGTTCCATCATTATCTAAAATATCTCTGATAGTTTGAACTTGCGGTAAGATTAACCTACCTTTTGGAGCTGCAGAATCAATAGGAGTTACAAGGACTACTACATCACCTGGGTCAAATAAATCACCCATTATTGTATCATAGCTTAAGTCCTCTGGCATTTTTTTAGCAAGGGCATCTCTTATTTTTTTGATCCCAATTTTTTCTTCAGCACTTGCTTCAATAATTATTAAATTTTTTTCTGCTGTAAATTTATTAATTTTATCTTTTAATAAATTAATTTCTTTTTTATTTTTTAACATTTCAATTTTATTAATAACAATAATATAAGCTATATCTTTTGCTTTGAAATCTTTAATTAATTCCTCTTCAAATCGCCCTATTCCCTGGCTGGCAGAAATCACAAGCAGCGCTAGATCAGTTTTTCTGAGAATTTCTTTTGTTTTTTTGATCCGCATTTCTCCCAGTTCACCTTGATCATCAATCCCAGCTGTATCAATCATCATCACTGGACCAATAGGCAGAAGTTCCATTGCCTTATAAACAGGATCTGTGGTAGTTCCTGGTTGACTGGAAACTAGCGCTAGATTTTGATTTGTCAGCTTATTTATTAATGAAGATTTACCAACATTACGCCTGCCAAAAACTGCAATATGAGGCCGATCTCCCTTTGCTGTTGAATTCATTTTCCCACTTCCTTCTCTAATCTTAATTTAAAGATATAAGTCATGTTCTCCTTCTGCTATCGCATCAAGTTTATCTGCTATATTTTCTGCCAACTTGGGATTATCTTCTTTTAGATCTTCCATTAGATTAGCCAGACATTCTTTACCGTATTCACGACTTTTATCTGTTCCATAATCTTTCAAATACTCTTTAAAAGTAAGCATTGCATTGGGGCGACAAAATTCCTGAATCTTACCCGGCTTAGCCAAATCCATAAAATCTTTGCCAGTCCTGCCAAGACGATAGCAGGCCGTACAGAAACTTGGAATATAACCATCTTTAGCAATTCCAGAAATTATTTCATCAATCGGACGCAGATCATGCAGTGAAAACTGAGCCAGCTCTTTTTTATTCTTATCTTTTTTATCATAACCACCGGGAGTTGTTCTGGAACCAGCAGATATCTGAGAAACTCCATGCTCAAATAATTCATTTCTCATCTCTGTACTCTCCCTGGTTGATAAAATCATTCCGGTATAAGGAACTGCTAATCTTAAAACAGCAACTAATTTACGAAAGTCAGCATCTGAAACCGGATAAGGTACTTCATCCAGAGGAGTTCCTGTAGCTGGATTAAGTCTTGGTACCGAAACTGTGTGAGGACCAACTCCATATTTTTGATCTAAATATTCTGCATGAAGCAGCATCCCAATCACATCAAATTTATAATCATAAAGGCCAAATAAAGCCCCAATACCAACATCATCAATCCCTGCTTCTTGAGCTCTATCCATTACTGATAATCTCCATTCGAAATTACTCTTAGGACCAGAAGGGTGCAGTTTTGCATATTGTTTTCTGTTATATGTTTCCTGAAAACAAGTATAGGTTCCTATTTCAGATTCTTTAAGCTTTTTAAAGTCCTCTGTACTTAATGGTGCAATTTCTGCGTTAATTCTCCTAATTTCTCCACCATTTTCTGTTTTAACATCATAAGCAGTCTTAATACTTTCTACCACATAATCTAAATCAGTAATTGGTGCTTCACCAGTTAAGACTAATAATCTTTTATGGCCTTCACGTTCTAAAGCTTCAACTTCCCTGCGAATTTCGGTTTGACTAAGTTTTTTACGGTCAATCTGATGATTATCCTTGCGAAATCCACAGTAAAGACAATTATTCACACACTGATTAGCAAAATATAAAGGGGCAAAGATAACCAGTCTTTTACCATAAATTTCTTCCTTTACTTTTCTTGCTGCTTCTAAAAATTGGTCAATTAAATCTTCATCCTCTACCTGAAGCAAAGTTGCTGCTTCTATAGAAGTAATTCCATCTAACTTCAGCGCCTTATCTATAATTCTTTTAACCTCCTGCTGACTTGGCTCTTTAGCAGAAGCTAAAATATGTTCAATTTTTTCGTCAGTTATATAATCACAAACCTCAGTTCTGTAATTGTTCCCAAATTCCTCTTTAAAATAATTTATTTCACTCATAATTTCCTCCTCTAAGTAGAACTAACGTTGACACAACAATTTTTTTAATTGTAGTAAAATTAATAAGTTTTAATAAAATATAAGTCCAGCCTGTCCAGATTTCTAGATTATTCGACTTCGACTGAGGTTAAAGCTGATTTTAGATTTACTCCCGGCAAACTTCCAAGTTGACCTGTAATTGCTCCAATCTCATCTGGAGTTCCTTCTACTATTAAAGATATCATTGATAATCCATGTTCAGCCGATGGAATGCCCATTCGACCAATAATACAATCAGCATTTTTGCTTAAAATTTTATTGATTTGATTACTCACTTTTTCTCTTTTTTTGACAACAATAGCAACTGAACCAATTCTTTTTTTCATTTTCCTGCCTCCAATATTTGTGATTCATTTCTTTTTAACCCGGTACAAAATAAAATCGGTACAAACAAAATTTAAAATTAGACATAAAAATATCCCCTCCCTTGATTTGCAGAAATATCCTTAAATTCAGGAAGAACTAAAATATTTTATCCTTTCAGACAGTTAACCCGGCTGATCAGATATTAACTTGTAATTAATTATAACTTATTCCAGTAGTTTGTTCAAGTTTTCACTTAAAAATTTATTTTCTCAATTTTTGAAATATTAAGCTATCTATCTAATTAAAGCTTTAAACTCTTTAAATGATTGATAATGGAGTTCAAGCCTAAAATTCTATTCTTGCTTTTTGACATCAAATGTTGTAAAATTGAATAGGAACACTTTATTCAAAAAATATATATGTTAAAGTGTTAAAGCATTAAATTCTTTTAATTAAAGAAGGGAGAAGATATAATTTATGTTAAAAAGTAAAAACACTTTATTTATTCTAAGTGCTGTTCTTGTTATTAGTCTTTTACTCAGTGGAATGGTTACTGCACAGGGAACTACTTTCTTATCAATTGCAACCGGAGGTACATCAGGTACTTACTATCCAATTGGAGGTGCACTGGCTAAAGTCTTAAATGAGAATATAGATAATATGAACGCTTCTGCTCAATCAACAGGAGCTTCTGTGACTAATACTCGTTTAATTTATAATCAGGAGGTAGAGCTCGCAATTCTACAAAATGATATTGCTAACTATGCGGTTAATGGTGAAAGACAGTTTGAAGGCAACCAAGTTAACAATATGAGTGGTGTTGCTTCTTTATATCCAGAAGTAATTCAAATTATTGTTCGTAGTGATGCAGGTATCAATAACATTGCAGATCTTAAAGGTAAAAGTGTGGCTGTTGGAGCCCCTGGTAGTGGTGCTGAAGCAAATGCAAGTCAGATTTTAGACTTCTTTGGTTTATCTTATGATGATATCGAAGAAGATTATTTATCTTTTGGAGAAGCAGCCAGTCGTTTAAAGGATAGACAGATTGATGCAGCTTTCTTAACAGCTGGTATTCCTACAGCTGCTGTAATGGATGTAGCAGCAACTCAGGATATTAAATTATTAAACTTCAGTGATCAAGATATTGAATCTTTAAATGAAGCATATCCTTATTTAACCGGAGTTACTGTTCCAGCTGGAACTTATAATGGTTTAGATAATGATGTTCAGACAGTAGCTTTACAGGCTATTTTAGTTGCTGAATCAAGCTTAAGTGAAGATGTAGTTTATAATATTACAAAAGCAATTTTTGAAAACAGAGATACTTTAATTGCTGCTCATGACAGAGCTAGAGACATCACTTTAGATGGTGCTATGTCTGGTATGACAGTTGAATTACATCCCGGTGCTCAAAAATATTATGATGAAGTAAAGTAAAGATTAAAAAATTTAGATTTTAGATTAGCTTAAAGTTTAAATAAATCATTATAAAATTGATTTAAAAGACTTTTAAAATTAATATCAAGCCTCTAAAATCTAACCAAAGGAGGATGACCGGGTATTGCAAAATACCCGGCTCTCATTTGTTATGACAAAAAATAAAAACTTTAAATTTTTTTTGCTTTTATTCTTGTTTATAATTCTAATATTTTCACTCCTTGTTTTTAAAGTTAATGTACTACAAATTATTAATTACCAATCAGATAAAATTATCTGGGAACAGACTGTTGAAGATGGAGATGATTTTAGTATTAAATATTTACATTCTGTTGCTAAAACACCGGTAATTGAATTCTTTGAAATCAAAGATGGAAAAATATTATTAACAGGAACAGAATATCAGTCTTATGGAGCAGGGCTTCCCACTTCAGCTGAGCAGGGGGATTATATAGTAGCTGATGATAAGTTTATAATTAAAAATATAGATCAAAAGTTACCTGAAATAATGCTCAGAGTTAGTGATTATGCTCAACACGAATTTATTTATAATGAAAAAAATTATAAATTATACGAAAATGTTAAAACTGAAACTTTACTGCAGATCAAGACTGAAAAATTTAGCTATTTACGATTTATCTTAAGGAGGTATTAAAATGGCTGAAAAAGAACACTTACAAGAAGATGAACTACTTAAAAAATATGACCCGACTACAGATTACAGACATTATACGGGGCTAGCAGCAATATTAGTTTCTACAATTGCTGTAACTTTATCTTTATTTCATCTTTATACCGCTGGATTTGGTATCTTACTTGCCTTAAAACAGAGAGCGGTTCATTTGGGATTTATTTTTACACTGATCTTTCTTTTATACCCAACACTAAAACATAAAAAAGAAAGTAAATTATTACTGACTTTTGATATGATTTTAGCCTTAGGAAGTATTGCTATTTCTTCTTATATTATATTCAACTATGAATCTTTGGTACGCAGAGCTGGTATGTACACTCAATTTGATCAGTTTATGGCTATCCTTGCTATTATAATTGTACTAGAAGGAACCCGACGGGCCTTAGGTCCTGAATTACCGGTAATCTCGATTTTGTTTTTACTTTATGCACATTATGGTCAGCAAATGCCGGGAATGTTAGCACATAGAGGTTATAGCTGGTCTCGTATTGCAAGTCACATGTATTTTACCACTGAAGGTATTTTTGGAATTCCACTTGGAGTCTCTGCAACATATATTTTCTTATTCTTACTTTTAGGTGCTTTTGCG
This genomic window contains:
- the hydF gene encoding [FeFe] hydrogenase H-cluster maturation GTPase HydF, with product MNSTAKGDRPHIAVFGRRNVGKSSLINKLTNQNLALVSSQPGTTTDPVYKAMELLPIGPVMMIDTAGIDDQGELGEMRIKKTKEILRKTDLALLVISASQGIGRFEEELIKDFKAKDIAYIIVINKIEMLKNKKEINLLKDKINKFTAEKNLIIIEASAEEKIGIKKIRDALAKKMPEDLSYDTIMGDLFDPGDVVVLVTPIDSAAPKGRLILPQVQTIRDILDNDGTALVTKKAEVSSEIDKLQKKPKIVVTDSQAFEKVSEAVAEDILMTGFSVLFARYKGDLNTFVQGAKAMEQLKAGDKVLVAEACTHRRQQDDIGTVKIPNWVHSKISSEIEFDHVSGREFPENLKDYDVILHCGSCMLNRKEVLSRLKEAENAGVPVINYGIGIAWLHGILDRALKPFPEALKLWQQDQEKIIGVV
- a CDS encoding TM1266 family iron-only hydrogenase system putative regulator, with amino-acid sequence MKKRIGSVAIVVKKREKVSNQINKILSKNADCIIGRMGIPSAEHGLSMISLIVEGTPDEIGAITGQLGSLPGVNLKSALTSVEVE
- a CDS encoding SLC13 family permease, coding for MFLINKKNIAVLILITILIFFSLNISAQDLNTNQKVGELEVENQLNSSIIFIISLIVVILVLFIWEPMPISLMAILVPITLAVFNELSKMSVEDALSGFGNSATITVMAMFVFSAGIQRSGAVQLLGDKISNITGENPRKQIALISVLTGSTSGIVNNTPVVAALIPMVRELGRKTNVSPSKLLIPLSYTAMLGGTVTLIGTSTNLLASQVSDRMLGHPFSMFEFTGLGIIVLLFGIFYLLTVGHKLIPARLETEEDLTDEYEMKNYLTEVLIGEDCIFVGKTFNEIAEDKELDYDIIRIIRNGKQFMKPLNAKTVRVGDHLIIRAREETLLKLVKSKGMKTLPEMVVDDHSIEQPLAGETLIEVVVPAHSFLVNKTLDEINFLERYNCNVLALRRGEEITHQKMRDYRFQPGDLILLLATEKTLGRLSKNNNFIIDHEYDPNLFDRKKMYISAGILFFFILTVALNILPVAIAALSGAFLMTLSGVINKSDFFSSIDWEVYFLLSGLIPMGMAIEKSGTASYIAAKILNLADVLPAFAIAMIIYLSTSIMANVIGNNASVLLMLPIGIGTAQQLAVNPFAFVLITTFAASAAFASPVGYQTNLMVYSSGGFKFKDFIVVGAPLQILLALIVPMLVRLFWGF
- a CDS encoding TAXI family TRAP transporter solute-binding subunit, with the protein product MLKSKNTLFILSAVLVISLLLSGMVTAQGTTFLSIATGGTSGTYYPIGGALAKVLNENIDNMNASAQSTGASVTNTRLIYNQEVELAILQNDIANYAVNGERQFEGNQVNNMSGVASLYPEVIQIIVRSDAGINNIADLKGKSVAVGAPGSGAEANASQILDFFGLSYDDIEEDYLSFGEAASRLKDRQIDAAFLTAGIPTAAVMDVAATQDIKLLNFSDQDIESLNEAYPYLTGVTVPAGTYNGLDNDVQTVALQAILVAESSLSEDVVYNITKAIFENRDTLIAAHDRARDITLDGAMSGMTVELHPGAQKYYDEVK
- the thiT gene encoding energy-coupled thiamine transporter ThiT, yielding MENKFSTRMMAEIGVAVALAVVLNFLKLWRMPQGGSVSLEMLPILVIAFRWGLGAGMFSGLAYGLLQLMFGAYIIHPIQLIMDYPLPYMVLGAAGIFKIRKDDIIQPLRMFWAVLVASALRLIVHILSGVIFFGSYAPEGQNVWAYSTIYNASFLIPTTIVTYILLLIVMKALENK
- a CDS encoding DUF1850 domain-containing protein, which codes for MTKNKNFKFFLLLFLFIILIFSLLVFKVNVLQIINYQSDKIIWEQTVEDGDDFSIKYLHSVAKTPVIEFFEIKDGKILLTGTEYQSYGAGLPTSAEQGDYIVADDKFIIKNIDQKLPEIMLRVSDYAQHEFIYNEKNYKLYENVKTETLLQIKTEKFSYLRFILRRY
- the hydG gene encoding [FeFe] hydrogenase H-cluster radical SAM maturase HydG — translated: MSEINYFKEEFGNNYRTEVCDYITDEKIEHILASAKEPSQQEVKRIIDKALKLDGITSIEAATLLQVEDEDLIDQFLEAARKVKEEIYGKRLVIFAPLYFANQCVNNCLYCGFRKDNHQIDRKKLSQTEIRREVEALEREGHKRLLVLTGEAPITDLDYVVESIKTAYDVKTENGGEIRRINAEIAPLSTEDFKKLKESEIGTYTCFQETYNRKQYAKLHPSGPKSNFEWRLSVMDRAQEAGIDDVGIGALFGLYDYKFDVIGMLLHAEYLDQKYGVGPHTVSVPRLNPATGTPLDEVPYPVSDADFRKLVAVLRLAVPYTGMILSTRESTEMRNELFEHGVSQISAGSRTTPGGYDKKDKNKKELAQFSLHDLRPIDEIISGIAKDGYIPSFCTACYRLGRTGKDFMDLAKPGKIQEFCRPNAMLTFKEYLKDYGTDKSREYGKECLANLMEDLKEDNPKLAENIADKLDAIAEGEHDLYL
- the hydE gene encoding [FeFe] hydrogenase H-cluster radical SAM maturase HydE produces the protein MNQFKIKKLVDQAYREAKLSKEEIKSILAEDINKLDYLLQKADQKRTEICGDEVHLRAIIEFSSYCKQNCHYCGLRKDNQQLERYRLRKEEIIKTSQMASELGYQTVVLQSGEDDYPAAEIAEIIKEIKKTTGMAITLSLGERDFDAYKLWREAGADRYLLKHEIASKNLYEKYHPGMSFENRIESLRYLKMLGYQIGSGVIIDLPGQTPDILAEDLLLCQKLELDMIGSGPFIPHQQTPLKGTKTGTVEMTLKFTALSRLLLPLTHIPATTALGTIDDEGRQKALKAGANVVMPNVTDGKYREQYQIYPDKICVNEEAGDCRQCIGSIISSLGRHVSQNKGHSLRK
- a CDS encoding SulP family inorganic anion transporter, whose amino-acid sequence is MQDIKKLFKKYSADMVSGLTTATIALPQNMAYALILGINPIYGIYASIFSMLTASIFNLSSYIIVGPTNMMAVALYSSLNNYQGENYLQVIFLTTFLIGLFQFLLVSFNLSELIKYVSHPVIVALSHGAAVLILFSQIENFTGVSVSGSNVITKGWQFISNFSQINYTNLTVGLITLILIYIIPLLKKELPEYLLAVIIMTLLTTLTGINNSIPLVGEIPKKIIDFNLIHFDFHLIGQLYTKAFSIALLGLIQTMAVLQALSLKTDEDPNFNREFRSQGISNMVISFFSSFAISASFSNTFANLSAGAKNRISQFFCAVSIIIFILFFRPLISYIPVAVLAGLVIAAALGITNLKEVIKNMKTTKGDALIFFSTFTATIVLPNLDQAIYFGVLVSLVIVLQISKKADIEMLYYDKKEDDQAYHLHHASHEDVDESEISTKQARVVDLKGAVHFSAADDLKDQLDDFFEPNTDFIIRLRNVRRIDITIIGVLEEFIDRVHENDGEIMLTGVNERLLKIFRKIGLAKKVGEGNIYLPETEYFAATNKALDFSAHEIGKKEDE